The genomic region ATGACCAGACTTCGGGGGCCGGCCGATCGAAGGATACGGGCTGTTTCAGAGACCTCAACCATGAATGTAGATTCACCGGCGAAGAGATTGTCGCGAGCCCCCGTACGTGTATGAATAGCATCACAGAGGGTGAGAGACAAGGCATCGGCTGGGACATAAGAGCCCACTTGAGAAAGGAGAACTATAAGGGCAAGGGCGCGGACGAAAGAAGACTTACCGCCCATGTTGGGGCCAGTTATGAGATGAGCGAGAGGTGAAGGATGCATGAGGCTGGTAGAGAAGGGTATGTAGCCGCCGTCAAGAGTATGCTCAGCAATAGCGTGACGACCGTTAGTAATAGAGATAGTTGGGTCGGCGGTTGATGGGAGAAATGAGGGTCGAGAGTAGCCTGGCTGAGCGGCAACTTTAGAAAGTGAGAGAATGCAATCGAGGGTCGCGAGAGCAGATACGGCATCGCGAAGAGGCTGGTAGTCTGCAGAAATGGAGGCGAGCAGATCTGTGAAGGCCTTGTCACAGGCGGCAGCTAAGGCCTCGCGGTGTTGGTCGCGTTCCGTGATGAGGCGAAGTACCTCGGGTGTGTGAAAGCGTGAGAGTTTCTTGGTTCCAGAAATCTTGGCCCAAGAAGCAGGGACGTTTTTGATATCTGTGTTGGGCACCTCAATAAGATATTCGATGCCAGCAACAGTGACATAATCGACAGTCTTCTTCTTAATCTTTTCAGCGGCGACAGCACGGTGACCATCTAGCTCGTGCTCAACATGAGCGATACCAAGTTGATGATCTTGCATATCTTCTGTCTGAAATTCATCACGGAAAAAGCCATATTTGTCATCCTTCTGGGCTGCGACAAGGTTAATGCGCTCGAGATAGGACACAACTGTGTCAAGAATTTGTGGAAGTGCACAGACAGCATCGTTTaggagagaggaagagaaggggGCGTCAGAAGGACTCTTGACGGTTGAGTAGTAACTCGCAACCCTTTGGAGGGCCTGAAGCACTGAGAAGAGTTCTGGACGTGTGCATTTGCCGTAATAGATGCGGATAAGACTGCGTTCAAGATCGGTTTTGGTGTTGGCCAAAAGTGACTCAAGCTGGGATACAGGAACGGTTGattgcttctcgagaagctcctcaACGGCGTTGAGACGGGCCTCGAGAAGTTGTTGATCGAGCAGGGGACGTCCTACCCATTTTCGGAGTAGGCGATGTCCTGGGCGCGTGAGTGTCTTGTTGAGCGCCCAGAACAGACTGCCCTTTTCGGAGTGATCTGTAGAATTACGGTACACTTCAAGGCTTTCGAGGGTCGTACCATTGATTAGCATATGTGAGCGTGTGCTGAAGCTCTGGAAGTACTTTGTAAGGTCAAAGATGTGCTCGAGACCGTATTCTTGGAGATGGTTAATCATAGCCGAGAGGCAGATGGTGACAGACTCGGGAAGTTTCAAGACTTTGTCGAGAAGGGCGGCAGCAGTTTCGTCTTGGGCATTATCTTTGAGCTTGTCCGCGTAGAATTGAGTGACGTGGGAGTACGCCTCAGCCGCTATAGTCTTACTCTTGGGAACGCGCTCGACTCGACTCCGGTCACCAAAAACATTCGTGCTGGTGCCTGATAAGTGCTGCACGAGTTTATCGGTACCCTTGGTTAAACCCCCCACGATCAAGAACTCGCAGGGGGAGATGTGCAAGAGCCGCGTTTCAATCTCACTCCGCATGAAACCGTCCTCGAAGTTGTCGTATATGATGTCTCCGGTTGCTGGCTGTACGGCAATGATGCCAACATCAACTTTCTCATCAGTGCCCCatcccttggccttggatTCCGTTAAACATAATAGATAACCGCCCGAGGGGGCTCCCGAACCACCGCTCTGGTCGAGCTCACCATTCTCATCGATGTATG from Fusarium oxysporum Fo47 chromosome III, complete sequence harbors:
- a CDS encoding muts domain V-domain-containing protein, coding for MAPTPKSTEKKQQSLTSFFTPKTVNGLAAVFEKQSRAQAAKSQPQSQPQSSSKDNESPSRKRALDDAGKENEKPGKTLKRARVNDTPANEDTSTFFSRSKAGDQETVGTRTERYRYDGSSAPTTQDGDKNTESIQNEDEDAEERRQHQELHKRFVKKLGHPDALVWRRNLQDAAPAGEDEDADADEEDAPAPAKTKKKGSKTGKLTPMEIQFLDIKRKHMDTILIMEVGYKFRFFGEDARIAAKELSIVCIPGKMRYDEHPSEAHLDRFASASIPVHRLPVHAKRLVAAGHKVGVVRQIETAALKKAGDNRNTPFVRKLTNLYTKGTYIDENGELDQSGGSGAPSGGYLLCLTESKAKGWGTDEKVDVGIIAVQPATGDIIYDNFEDGFMRSEIETRLLHISPCEFLIVGGLTKGTDKLVQHLSGTSTNVFGDRSRVERVPKSKTIAAEAYSHVTQFYADKLKDNAQDETAAALLDKVLKLPESVTICLSAMINHLQEYGLEHIFDLTKYFQSFSTRSHMLINGTTLESLEVYRNSTDHSEKGSLFWALNKTLTRPGHRLLRKWVGRPLLDQQLLEARLNAVEELLEKQSTVPVSQLESLLANTKTDLERSLIRIYYGKCTRPELFSVLQALQRVASYYSTVKSPSDAPFSSSLLNDAVCALPQILDTVVSYLERINLVAAQKDDKYGFFRDEFQTEDMQDHQLGIAHVEHELDGHRAVAAEKIKKKTVDYVTVAGIEYLIEVPNTDIKNVPASWAKISGTKKLSRFHTPEVLRLITERDQHREALAAACDKAFTDLLASISADYQPLRDAVSALATLDCILSLSKVAAQPGYSRPSFLPSTADPTISITNGRHAIAEHTLDGGYIPFSTSLMHPSPLAHLITGPNMGGKSSFVRALALIVLLSQVGSYVPADALSLTLCDAIHTRTGARDNLFAGESTFMVEVSETARILRSAGPRSLVILDELGRGTSTHDGAAIAQAVLQHVVTETRCLTLFITHYQNLARVAEGLDGVKNVHMKFKAEKGEDGEEQVTFLYEVGEGVAHRSYGLNVARLARIPKKVIDVAALKSGQMEQEMKIRRFRGVCRALSDVIHNGPDQLDQLVSGIEQL